Proteins from one Cellulosilyticum lentocellum DSM 5427 genomic window:
- a CDS encoding glycerate kinase type-2 family protein, whose amino-acid sequence MTLREEADYIVNKAISSALPDEAVRQALKTKDFGEGKIYMVAVGKAAWQMAKAASDCLDKKIEKGICISKYGHMKGELPNVECYEAGHPIPDANSFRATQVAIDLITGLNAEDTVLFLLSGGGSALFEKPLVSEAELTDITRQLLACGADIVEINILRKRLSAVKGGKFAKLCLPAKVFSVVLSDIIGDPLDMIASGPAYPDSSTNEMAKKIIAKYHLKLSSEAMKLMDIETPKDLTHVETRITGSVKLLCKAAAEACQHLGYKTLILTDCLNCEAREAGTFLAAIAKTYQGSQESLAFIVGGETIVHLTGHGKGGRNQELALSAAREIGGLYQTALLSVGSDGTDGPTDAAGGYVDQDTQEKLRKQGIEIFEVLKENDSYHALQQVDGLIMTGATGTNVNDVAVLLIRR is encoded by the coding sequence ATGACTCTAAGAGAAGAAGCAGACTACATTGTAAATAAGGCTATTTCCTCAGCACTTCCAGATGAAGCAGTAAGACAGGCTCTAAAAACTAAAGATTTTGGTGAAGGTAAAATTTATATGGTCGCAGTAGGTAAGGCAGCATGGCAGATGGCCAAAGCTGCAAGTGACTGTTTGGATAAGAAGATTGAAAAAGGCATCTGTATTTCGAAATATGGACACATGAAGGGTGAGTTACCTAATGTAGAGTGCTATGAAGCAGGGCATCCTATACCTGATGCCAATTCCTTCAGGGCGACTCAGGTAGCGATTGATTTAATTACAGGCCTTAATGCAGAGGATACGGTACTGTTTTTGCTATCAGGTGGCGGATCTGCTTTATTTGAAAAGCCCCTTGTAAGCGAGGCGGAACTGACGGATATAACCAGGCAGCTTTTAGCTTGTGGTGCAGATATTGTGGAAATAAATATACTTCGCAAAAGATTATCAGCTGTTAAAGGCGGAAAGTTTGCAAAACTCTGTTTACCTGCTAAGGTATTTAGTGTTGTACTAAGTGATATTATTGGTGATCCACTAGATATGATTGCTTCGGGACCGGCTTATCCAGATAGTTCTACCAATGAAATGGCAAAGAAAATCATCGCCAAATACCATTTGAAATTAAGCTCAGAAGCAATGAAACTGATGGATATAGAGACACCTAAAGATCTAACACATGTTGAGACTAGGATTACGGGTTCAGTTAAATTACTTTGTAAGGCAGCAGCAGAGGCCTGTCAGCACCTTGGATACAAGACGCTTATACTAACAGATTGCTTAAATTGTGAAGCAAGAGAAGCAGGGACTTTTCTAGCAGCTATCGCCAAAACTTATCAGGGAAGTCAAGAAAGTTTAGCTTTTATTGTTGGAGGAGAGACCATAGTTCATTTAACGGGACATGGAAAAGGAGGAAGAAATCAAGAATTAGCACTTTCAGCAGCTCGTGAAATAGGAGGCTTATATCAAACGGCTCTATTAAGTGTAGGCTCAGATGGAACAGATGGACCTACAGATGCGGCTGGAGGTTATGTAGATCAAGATACTCAGGAAAAATTGAGAAAGCAGGGTATAGAAATTTTTGAGGTACTCAAGGAGAATGATTCGTATCATGCACTACAGCAGGTAGATGGTCTGATTATGACAGGGGCAACAGGAACCAATGTAAATGACGTAGCTGTCCTCTTGATTCGAAGGTGA
- a CDS encoding restriction endonuclease: protein MAIPTYDKIMLPLLKVIKDGVIYKNQECIDVLAIEFNLSEEDCAQRLPSGKNIFYDRVNWAKGYLKNAGLVEVPSRGQFRITERGKKVLESNIEELGINDLLKYEEFRDYLRRSNRKINDHQEASNSTSKEINKEIDKTPQEYMEQAFQEIKMNLVSEVLDRVKEMNCYRFEDLVLDLLVKMGYGGSREEAKLSTKKSGDEGIDGIINEDRLGLDRIYVQAKRWKDGTVGRPEIQKFSGALDGPGATKGIFITTTSFTKEAIEYSRGLSSKKIILIDGKLLASLMVDFNVGVSVENTYEVKRIDTDYFIEE from the coding sequence ATGGCGATTCCAACGTATGATAAGATTATGTTACCTTTATTGAAGGTTATTAAAGATGGAGTTATTTATAAAAATCAAGAATGTATAGATGTATTGGCTATAGAATTTAATTTATCAGAAGAAGATTGTGCTCAAAGGTTACCAAGTGGAAAAAATATTTTTTATGATAGAGTAAATTGGGCTAAGGGATATTTAAAAAATGCAGGTTTAGTAGAAGTACCAAGTAGAGGGCAGTTTAGGATTACAGAAAGAGGGAAAAAGGTACTAGAGAGTAATATAGAAGAATTAGGAATCAATGATTTATTGAAATATGAAGAGTTTAGAGATTATTTAAGGAGAAGTAATAGAAAGATAAATGATCATCAAGAAGCATCTAATTCCACTAGCAAAGAGATCAATAAAGAGATAGATAAAACACCACAAGAATACATGGAACAGGCATTTCAAGAAATTAAGATGAACTTAGTCAGTGAAGTTTTAGATCGAGTTAAGGAAATGAACTGTTATAGATTTGAGGATTTGGTGTTAGATTTATTAGTTAAAATGGGATATGGTGGTTCAAGGGAAGAAGCGAAATTAAGTACTAAAAAATCAGGAGATGAAGGTATTGATGGCATCATCAATGAAGATAGATTAGGATTAGATAGAATTTATGTGCAAGCAAAGAGATGGAAGGATGGAACAGTAGGAAGGCCAGAAATACAAAAGTTTTCAGGTGCATTAGATGGCCCAGGAGCTACAAAAGGGATATTTATTACAACTACTAGTTTCACCAAAGAAGCAATAGAATATAGTAGGGGGCTAAGCAGTAAAAAAATAATTTTAATTGACGGTAAGTTATTGGCAAGTCTAATGGTAGATTTTAATGTTGGTGTATCGGTAGAGAATACTTATGAAGTCAAAAGAATAGACACAGATTATTTCATTGAAGAATGA